One Eubacterium sp. AB3007 genomic window, CTACAAGCAGCATTTCTTTCGCTCCTTCATACGGAAGCTCCAACTCTGCATCTGGCATCATGGTCACCGCAGCCTTCACAGGTTTCACCAGAAAGCGGTCATCATATATACCTCCGACCACCTTGCCGCAGTAGTAGATGATGTATTCCCCCATCATGGCACGATAGGATATGTCATCCAGCCCTGAAAGCTGATCTAATATGTATTCCAGATAATCTTTACTTGATGACATACTATTCTCTCCTACATTGATTATGATGATTGTCCTCTTGTCTTCCTGCAAATTGCCACAATGCATCCAATTACAATAGGAATAGGATGCAAATACCACAGAAGGTCAAGCCCGGTTGTCACCACCATCAATCCTACCAGTGATACAAACGCCGTAATCAGATAACACACCAGCAACACTATACCTAAAACCAAGCCTGCCCTTCCTTTTCCCCATAGACAGGTGACAAGAAATCCGATTCCCATGATCCACGCTCCGGTCTTATAGGGATTAATGATTGTAAAGACAGGCAACAGCAAATCCTGTGTTGCATTAGGCAAAACAAATATATACACGCCCATGAGCACGAATATTACAATGCAGATCGCATCAATGATCTTAACTGCCTTCATAGACATTTCGACACCTCACTTACTCTTGAAGCAGAGTCTCTTCTAAATAATCTTCCATCTCATAAATTCCCCTGTACGGTTGTTCGATATAGTGTTTACTATCTTTATCGTAGTAGTAAACCACTGTTGATTCACCAACGGTATTGATGCTGATGGTTCCGTAGGCGTCAACATTCGTAGGCTGGTCATTTACGGATTCCAACCGAGTCGGTTCAGCTGCGCTTAAAGCAGTCATGACTGTCTCAATCTGATTGGCTTCTGTAATATCGGCTTTAGCTCCGTCGAGCGTAATGACCTCTATACTTATGACAGCCTCATTGGATGGCAAATCTATCGGCTCAGCTTTCTTTCCGCATCCAGCCAAAACTGTCAGAATGCAAATCATTGTTAATATAAGGATTCTTCTATTCATTCGTTAATATCCCCACGTCATCAGCTTCCACTGACCACCGTCAGAACGTGCCAGCCACCATTGCCAATCCGTATACTCTTCATCTGCATCCCAAGCACCACCGCCTTCTTTTGGTGAATGGAAATTGCTCTTAAACATAATACACTGCGCGAATGATTCCTTTGCATCATTTGCTTTTTCCAGCTCATTCATCCACTTTATGTTTTCATCATTGCATTCCTCATCCGTACCATAGGTGATGCTATGCAGTTCGCAGCCATCCCAAGTATCAAATTCTTTTTTTATCATCTGAATTGCAGAATCCATATCTTCTTTTGAGTATATTGATGAATTGCCGTAATCTATTGTTACTTCAGACGAAGACTTCGCGCAACATCCAGCTAACATAACAACACATATAACGGTAAGCAATAATGCAATCATTTTTCTCATCGTTTCAGTTCTCCTATACTCTCCCCATTCTTATATACAACCGGCGCAGGGTCGCCCTCTTCTGATGTGTAGTCCGGTCTCTCGGAAAGCATCTCTATCAGATCGTTCTCATCTTTGAAGAGTGTGATTTTGAATGGATCGCCGAAAGCGATCTTCTCCACGAACAAATAGTTGCTATCGACAGATTCGATATTCCTGCAATCAATCAGAATACCGGTATGTCCAACGAATGCTGCCTCCTCCTCATAAGCCTTAAACAGGATGCTGATGACGGAGCATTTATCGCTTTCCACATTTATTCCATGTTTACTCCAGTTTTCGGGTAGGGTTTCGGCAAACCTATTCTTCGAGATTGCCATTTCGCCAAACATGGTAGTAAACAGCTGTTTCTTTTCCTTCAGTATGCTGTACTCGTCTTTATTCTCTATCGCATCCATATCGAACATCAGGTAAGTGCCATTGTAGTCTTCCTCAACGCTGTCGTATTTGATCAGTTCACCTGCAAGAAGCATGACTGTCATACGGCAGTCGGCATCGGTAAAGCCAGACATGTCCGAAGCTTTCTCGGACGCACCAGATGCCGAGTCCTTAACCCATTTCTCAAACACATCCACATTGGAGAGACCTGCCTCATTTAGGATTTCGCACACCTGCGATACGTTTTCTTTTGTTATGTCGCCGGATTCGAGCGGCTTTCCCTTTCCCGAACTGCATGCTGCAAGCGCGGTTAGCACCAGAACCATAAGAAGGCTCAGTACGATCGATTTTCTACTCATTCGTCCTTATTTGACCTCATATTTTAAATTCCCTCGACATCAACTCTAAGCCGTTAGAATTATTGTAGCCACTCTGGTTGAGAGTCTATATTTGATGCGAGTTTTACAAGAGTACATTTACCCACTCTTCGATCCAAAATCACAAACATTCGAACCACTGCGTTTTCATCATCCAAATATACAGCAATGCTCTGATATCCAAACAGCGCACTCGACCCTCCGTCAAAATGAGCCGTAGATAAGTTTCCGGGGAGTGTTTTTCGAGCTGCGCGAGTGAGCAACATACACAGATCCCATAGCAACGCTCCTCTCTGCCCTGACATCTAAAT contains:
- a CDS encoding TfoX/Sxy family protein; the protein is MSSSKDYLEYILDQLSGLDDISYRAMMGEYIIYYCGKVVGGIYDDRFLVKPVKAAVTMMPDAELELPYEGAKEMLLVDDVENREFLRELLEAMYEELPAPKKRKK
- a CDS encoding DUF5301 domain-containing protein → MNRRILILTMICILTVLAGCGKKAEPIDLPSNEAVISIEVITLDGAKADITEANQIETVMTALSAAEPTRLESVNDQPTNVDAYGTISINTVGESTVVYYYDKDSKHYIEQPYRGIYEMEDYLEETLLQE
- a CDS encoding DUF4300 family protein, producing the protein MSRKSIVLSLLMVLVLTALAACSSGKGKPLESGDITKENVSQVCEILNEAGLSNVDVFEKWVKDSASGASEKASDMSGFTDADCRMTVMLLAGELIKYDSVEEDYNGTYLMFDMDAIENKDEYSILKEKKQLFTTMFGEMAISKNRFAETLPENWSKHGINVESDKCSVISILFKAYEEEAAFVGHTGILIDCRNIESVDSNYLFVEKIAFGDPFKITLFKDENDLIEMLSERPDYTSEEGDPAPVVYKNGESIGELKR